Proteins encoded in a region of the Geobacillus genomosp. 3 genome:
- the dnaA gene encoding chromosomal replication initiator protein DnaA, with protein MENIHDLWDRVLGEIERKISKPSFETWLKSTKAHSLRGDTLVIVAPNEFARDWLDSRYSHLIAETIYAITGEELAVKFIIPPNQADEELEFQSSAKKQRKPYEEANDFPQSMLNPKYTFDTFVIGSGNRFAHAASLAVAEAPAKAYNPLFIYGGVGLGKTHLMHAIGHYVIEHNPSAKVVYLSSEKFTNEFINAIRDNRPDDFRNKYRNVDVLLIDDIQFLAGKEQTQEEFFHTFNTLHEESKQIVISSDRPPKEIPTLEDRLRSRFEWGLITDITPPDLETRIAILRKKAKAEGFDIPNEVMLYIANQIDSNIRELEGALIRVVAYSSLINKEITADLAAEALKDIIPSAKPKVITIQDIQRVVGQHFNIKLEDFKAKKRTKSVAFPRQIAMYLSRELTDCSLPKIGDEFGGRDHTTVIHAHEKISKLLQTDTQLQKHLKEIQEKLKQL; from the coding sequence GTGGAAAATATCCATGACTTATGGGATCGCGTGCTCGGGGAAATCGAACGGAAAATTAGCAAACCGAGCTTTGAAACTTGGCTCAAATCGACGAAAGCCCACTCTTTACGAGGTGACACACTCGTCATCGTAGCCCCAAACGAGTTTGCTAGAGACTGGCTTGATTCCCGCTATTCCCATTTAATTGCGGAAACGATTTACGCGATTACCGGTGAAGAGTTGGCGGTTAAATTTATCATTCCGCCAAACCAAGCGGACGAAGAGTTGGAATTTCAGTCGTCTGCGAAAAAACAACGGAAACCGTACGAAGAGGCGAATGATTTTCCGCAAAGCATGTTAAATCCGAAATATACGTTCGATACGTTTGTCATCGGCTCTGGCAACCGGTTTGCGCACGCCGCGTCGCTCGCGGTCGCTGAGGCTCCGGCTAAGGCGTACAATCCCCTCTTCATCTACGGCGGAGTCGGGCTCGGAAAAACGCACTTAATGCACGCGATCGGCCACTACGTAATCGAACATAACCCGTCCGCGAAAGTCGTCTATTTGTCTTCGGAAAAATTTACAAACGAGTTTATTAACGCCATCCGCGACAATCGCCCTGACGACTTTCGCAATAAGTACCGGAATGTCGATGTTCTGCTTATTGACGATATTCAATTTCTGGCCGGCAAAGAACAAACACAAGAGGAGTTTTTCCATACGTTTAACACGCTGCATGAGGAAAGCAAGCAGATCGTTATCTCAAGCGACCGGCCGCCAAAGGAAATTCCAACGCTTGAAGATCGCCTGCGCTCTCGCTTTGAATGGGGGCTGATCACGGATATCACGCCGCCTGATTTAGAAACGCGGATTGCCATTCTCCGCAAAAAGGCGAAGGCTGAGGGATTTGACATTCCGAACGAAGTCATGCTTTATATCGCCAATCAAATTGATTCAAACATCCGTGAACTCGAAGGCGCTCTTATCCGTGTCGTCGCCTACTCATCGCTCATCAATAAAGAAATCACCGCCGACTTGGCAGCGGAAGCATTGAAAGATATCATTCCGAGCGCCAAGCCGAAAGTCATTACGATCCAGGACATTCAGCGCGTTGTTGGGCAGCATTTCAATATTAAACTCGAAGATTTTAAAGCGAAAAAACGGACAAAATCGGTCGCGTTCCCCCGGCAAATCGCCATGTATCTCTCCCGTGAGCTGACCGACTGTTCGCTGCCGAAAATCGGCGACGAATTTGGCGGCCGCGATCATACGACAGTCATTCATGCCCATGAGAAAATATCAAAGCTTTTGCAAACCGACACGCAGCTGCAAAAACATTTAAAGGAAATTCAAGAAAAGTTGAAGCAACTGTGA
- the dnaN gene encoding DNA polymerase III subunit beta, translating into MNISIDREALAKSVQDVMKAVSTRTTIPILTGMKLTATALGVTLTGSDSDISIESFIPLEKEGRLLVDVKRPGSIVLQARFFAEIVKKLPQQTVEIETEDNFLTVIRSGHSEFRLNGLNADEYPRLPEIEEENVFQIPADLLKTVVRQTVFAVSTSETRPILTGVNWKVENGELVCTATDSHRLAMRKVRIEAENAVSYNVVIPGKSLNELSKILDDGSAPVDIVITANQVLFKAEHILFFSRLLDGNYPETARLIPTDSKTNMVVNAKEFLQAIDRASLLAREGRNNVVKLTTLPGGVLEISSISPEIGKVTEQLKTESIEGEELNISFSAKYMMDALRALDGNDIQISFTGAMRPFLLRPLHTDSMLQLILPVRTY; encoded by the coding sequence GTGAACATTTCGATTGACCGCGAAGCGCTGGCCAAAAGCGTCCAAGACGTCATGAAAGCTGTATCGACAAGAACGACGATTCCGATTTTAACAGGGATGAAACTGACGGCGACCGCCCTTGGAGTGACGTTAACCGGGAGCGACTCTGACATTTCGATCGAGTCGTTTATTCCGCTTGAAAAGGAAGGACGGCTGCTCGTTGACGTAAAAAGGCCGGGAAGCATCGTGCTGCAAGCGCGCTTTTTTGCCGAAATCGTTAAAAAGCTCCCTCAACAAACGGTCGAAATCGAAACCGAAGACAACTTTCTGACTGTCATCCGCTCAGGCCATTCGGAATTTCGGCTCAACGGCTTAAACGCTGATGAATATCCACGTTTGCCGGAAATTGAAGAGGAAAACGTGTTTCAAATTCCGGCTGATTTATTGAAAACGGTCGTCCGGCAGACAGTGTTTGCTGTGTCAACATCGGAAACGCGCCCGATCTTGACAGGTGTCAACTGGAAAGTTGAAAACGGCGAATTGGTTTGTACGGCGACAGATAGTCATCGTTTGGCGATGCGTAAAGTGAGAATTGAAGCGGAAAACGCCGTTTCGTATAATGTTGTGATCCCTGGGAAAAGTCTCAATGAGTTGAGCAAAATTTTGGATGATGGCAGCGCTCCGGTCGACATCGTTATCACAGCTAATCAAGTATTGTTTAAGGCCGAACATATTTTGTTCTTTTCCCGGCTGCTTGACGGAAATTATCCGGAGACAGCCCGTTTGATCCCAACCGACAGCAAAACAAACATGGTCGTCAATGCGAAGGAATTTTTGCAGGCGATCGATCGGGCGTCCTTGCTTGCAAGGGAAGGAAGAAACAATGTCGTGAAGTTGACGACGCTCCCAGGTGGGGTGCTCGAAATTTCCTCCATTTCTCCGGAGATCGGAAAAGTAACCGAGCAGCTGAAGACCGAGTCGATCGAAGGCGAGGAATTAAACATTTCCTTCAGCGCAAAATACATGATGGATGCGCTGCGAGCGCTTGATGGCAACGATATTCAAATCAGTTTCACAGGGGCGATGCGGCCGTTCTTGTTGCGCCCGCTTCATACGGATTCAATGCTTCAACTTATTTTGCCGGTAAGAACGTATTGA
- the yaaA gene encoding S4 domain-containing protein YaaA codes for MEQKVTITTETITLGQLLKLMNLIETGGAAKWFLQEYNVFVNGEKENRRGRKLKDGDRVDIEQIGTFIVMQTE; via the coding sequence ATGGAACAAAAGGTAACGATTACAACGGAAACGATCACACTAGGTCAGCTGTTAAAGCTTATGAATTTGATTGAAACGGGCGGCGCAGCCAAATGGTTTTTGCAAGAGTACAACGTGTTTGTCAACGGCGAAAAAGAGAACCGGCGCGGACGGAAGCTGAAAGACGGCGACCGGGTCGATATTGAACAGATCGGCACGTTTATCGTCATGCAGACGGAGTAG
- the recF gene encoding DNA replication/repair protein RecF (All proteins in this family for which functions are known are DNA-binding proteins that assist the filamentation of RecA onto DNA for the initiation of recombination or recombinational repair.) gives MFLTDLTLTNYRNYGHETLSFEQGVNIILGENAQGKTNMMEAIYVLAMAKSHRTANDKDLIRWNEEYAKIEGRAEKRSGSLALELTISKKGKKARCNHIEQQRLSQYVGHLNVVMFAPEDLNLVKGSPQVRRRFVDMEIGQVSPVYIHDLSQYQKLLQQRNHYLKMMQARERSDEAVLDVLTEQLMVLAAKITLRRRQFLSLLEQWAMPIHHEISRGAERLHIRYEPSVDVSEKAELSRIVEAYSETFAAMREREIQRGTTLVGPHRDDIAFIVNGKNVQTFGSQGQQRTTALAVKLAEIELIFSELGDYPILLLDDVLSELDDFRQTHLLDAIRKKVQTFVTTTSIDGIKHDIIQEAAIYRVYSGSVTASS, from the coding sequence GTGTTTCTGACTGACTTAACGTTAACGAACTACCGCAATTATGGACATGAAACGTTAAGCTTTGAACAGGGCGTAAACATTATCTTAGGGGAAAACGCTCAAGGGAAGACGAACATGATGGAGGCCATTTACGTCCTGGCGATGGCAAAATCGCACCGTACCGCCAACGATAAAGACCTTATCCGTTGGAATGAAGAATATGCTAAAATAGAGGGAAGAGCGGAAAAACGAAGCGGTTCTTTAGCGCTTGAACTGACGATCTCCAAGAAAGGAAAAAAGGCAAGATGCAACCATATTGAACAGCAGCGGCTCAGTCAGTATGTCGGCCATTTGAACGTTGTCATGTTTGCTCCTGAGGACTTGAATTTAGTCAAAGGAAGCCCGCAAGTACGGCGCCGGTTTGTCGATATGGAAATCGGGCAAGTATCGCCCGTTTATATACATGATTTGAGCCAATACCAGAAACTGTTGCAGCAGCGCAACCATTACTTAAAAATGATGCAGGCACGCGAGCGAAGCGACGAGGCGGTGCTCGATGTATTAACCGAGCAGCTCATGGTGCTGGCGGCAAAAATCACCTTGCGGCGCCGCCAGTTTTTGTCGTTGCTCGAGCAATGGGCGATGCCGATCCACCATGAAATCAGCCGTGGCGCCGAACGGCTTCACATTCGGTATGAACCATCGGTCGATGTATCAGAAAAGGCAGAATTGTCGAGAATAGTAGAGGCATACAGCGAAACGTTTGCCGCCATGAGGGAGCGGGAAATTCAGAGGGGGACGACGCTTGTCGGCCCACACCGTGACGATATTGCGTTTATTGTCAATGGTAAAAACGTGCAAACTTTCGGCTCCCAAGGGCAGCAGCGCACAACAGCGCTGGCGGTCAAACTGGCGGAAATTGAGCTCATCTTTTCTGAGTTAGGCGATTACCCCATTTTATTGCTCGATGATGTGTTGTCGGAACTTGACGACTTTCGGCAAACCCACCTCCTTGATGCGATCCGGAAAAAAGTGCAAACTTTTGTCACTACAACAAGCATCGACGGCATTAAGCACGACATCATTCAAGAAGCGGCCATCTATCGGGTTTACTCTGGTTCGGTAACCGCCTCTTCTTGA
- the gyrB gene encoding DNA topoisomerase (ATP-hydrolyzing) subunit B, translated as MTMEQRVEQAYDASQIQVLEGLEAVRKRPGMYIGSTGPKGLHHLVWEIVDNSIDEALAGHCTEIHVTIGKDGSITVADNGRGIPVDVHEATGRPAVEVIMTVLHAGGKFGGGGYKVSGGLHGVGASVVNALSEWLEVYVYRGGKIYYQKYERGEPRTDLQIVGETDRTGTTTRFKPDPEIFTETTEFDYETLATRLRELAFLNRGLKIILADERTDNRKNEYFYEGGIRSYVRHLNRTREVLHEEPIYIAGERDGIAVEIALQYNDGYTSNIYSFVNNIHTYEGGMHESGFKMALTRIINDYARKQQIFKDNDANLTGEDVREGLTAIVSVKHPSPQFEGQTKTKLGNSDARTVTDAVFSEQFETFLLEHPAVARKIVDKGLMAARARLAAKKARELTRRKSALEVSNLPGKLADCSSRDPSISELYIVEGDSAGGSAKQGRDRHFQAILPLRGKILNVEKARIDKILSNNEVRAIITALGTGIGEEFDISKARYHKVIIMTDADVDGAHIRTLLLTFFYRYMREFIEHGYVYIAQPPLYKIEQGKQVRYAYNDRQLEKILAELPEQPKPTIQRYKGLGEMNPEQLWETTMNPEKRTLLQVSLQDAIDADETFEILMGDKVEPRRQFIEENARYVKNLDI; from the coding sequence ATGACAATGGAACAACGGGTTGAGCAGGCGTATGATGCGAGTCAAATACAAGTGCTTGAGGGACTTGAGGCGGTTCGAAAACGCCCGGGAATGTACATCGGCTCGACAGGACCAAAAGGGTTGCACCATCTCGTTTGGGAAATCGTCGATAACAGCATCGATGAGGCATTGGCCGGCCATTGCACGGAAATTCATGTGACGATCGGAAAAGATGGCAGCATCACTGTCGCTGACAACGGACGCGGCATTCCAGTTGACGTGCACGAGGCGACCGGACGTCCGGCCGTTGAGGTCATTATGACGGTCCTTCACGCCGGTGGAAAGTTCGGCGGAGGGGGCTATAAAGTGTCCGGCGGCTTGCATGGTGTCGGCGCTTCGGTTGTGAACGCCTTATCGGAATGGCTCGAAGTTTATGTGTATCGTGGCGGGAAAATCTACTACCAAAAGTATGAACGGGGCGAACCCCGGACTGACTTGCAAATCGTTGGGGAGACCGACCGAACCGGGACGACCACCCGCTTCAAGCCGGACCCGGAAATTTTTACGGAAACGACCGAGTTTGACTATGAAACACTGGCCACTCGGCTGCGCGAACTTGCCTTTTTAAACCGCGGCTTGAAAATTATTCTTGCGGATGAACGAACCGACAACCGGAAAAATGAGTATTTTTACGAAGGGGGCATTCGCTCCTATGTCCGCCATTTAAACCGGACAAGGGAAGTGCTGCATGAAGAGCCGATTTATATCGCCGGGGAACGCGACGGCATCGCCGTTGAAATCGCTTTGCAATACAATGACGGCTATACGAGCAACATTTATTCGTTCGTCAACAACATTCATACGTATGAAGGGGGCATGCATGAGTCCGGTTTTAAAATGGCGCTGACGCGCATCATCAACGACTATGCGCGCAAACAGCAAATTTTTAAAGACAACGATGCCAATTTGACCGGCGAGGACGTGCGCGAAGGACTGACGGCCATTGTGTCGGTCAAGCACCCGTCTCCACAGTTTGAGGGACAGACGAAAACAAAACTCGGCAACAGCGATGCGCGTACGGTGACAGACGCTGTCTTCTCCGAGCAGTTCGAGACGTTTTTACTCGAACACCCAGCCGTTGCCCGGAAAATTGTCGATAAAGGCCTGATGGCCGCCCGCGCCCGGTTGGCGGCCAAAAAGGCGCGTGAATTAACGCGGCGCAAAAGCGCGCTTGAAGTCTCCAATTTGCCGGGCAAACTCGCCGACTGCTCGTCAAGAGATCCGTCGATCAGCGAGCTGTATATCGTTGAGGGGGATTCGGCGGGCGGTTCAGCGAAACAAGGGCGCGACCGTCATTTCCAGGCGATTTTGCCGCTGCGCGGGAAAATTCTCAACGTCGAGAAGGCAAGAATCGACAAAATCTTGTCCAACAACGAAGTGCGGGCGATCATTACCGCTCTTGGCACCGGCATTGGCGAAGAGTTCGACATCTCAAAGGCGCGTTATCATAAAGTCATCATCATGACCGATGCGGACGTCGACGGCGCTCATATCCGCACGCTCCTTTTGACATTCTTTTATCGCTACATGCGCGAATTTATCGAGCACGGCTATGTGTATATCGCCCAGCCGCCCCTGTATAAAATCGAACAAGGAAAACAAGTGCGCTACGCTTACAACGACCGCCAACTCGAAAAAATTCTGGCCGAGCTGCCGGAACAACCGAAGCCGACAATTCAGCGCTACAAAGGGTTAGGTGAAATGAACCCGGAACAACTTTGGGAGACGACGATGAACCCGGAAAAGCGAACATTGCTTCAAGTCAGCTTGCAAGACGCCATTGACGCAGATGAAACGTTTGAAA